In Silene latifolia isolate original U9 population chromosome X, ASM4854445v1, whole genome shotgun sequence, the following proteins share a genomic window:
- the LOC141620976 gene encoding uncharacterized protein LOC141620976 produces the protein MYEYLEKFKKLCASCPYHGYSDQDLIMYFCGGLNQDDRRMIHSACGGNIANKNPDEAWEVISELAETSRQFERKPSRRGVNAMGVSPGLEEKVDNIVSTLRDMLSGRQMATVCGICATEGHPNDLCPYLRESGQEVVNGVWESTTNNRKWDPYSKTYNEGWKAHPNFRWGNSQAGPSSDPPRGQFLQRPQGQQFNQQVPQQAAEQAPPSSSMSTEDMIRALTLSVTQDRADNKQNFKNLENQVSQLATAINRLEARDSNALPSQTVVNPKNVSAVSLRNGRQLVEAEKVKRKEKQPMIQEEEEEIVTEEGEKASIVKEKEPIISSIPVVEPDVPFPDALRRTQHFEHDKDIYEVFQKCEVNIPLLNLLKSIPKYAKFLKELCTIKRNNKLKGMKIVKGKGPKGKISEYVSALFQKKLPPKCSDPGMFAIPCTIGDLRFEKAMLDLGASINVIPYAIYEKLKLRPLKDTSVVIQLADRSSVYPKGVVENVMVGVGKLVFPADFYVLDMKNEAGAIPVLLGRPFLKTAGTKIDVSKGSLTMEFDGTVVKFEINKPNSHSPAVHSLCAIDTFVNHVLPKCRKSPIPSNVSFVLQGSPHKEQRCVILWDCRDDAEAFKGKNEAWFDKLIRRKGSGKGLQTIHIKSRHHSSSCKPVGKLSLNERLTGRANRRVLRKRRGSDDGEGTSGGAAIDDSSWRGCVAIELSN, from the exons ATGTATGAGTATCTTGAGAAATTTAAGAAGCTCTGTGCTAGTTGCCCTTACCATGGTTACTCTGATCAGGATCTCATTATGTATTTTTGTGGTGGACTGAACCAAGATGACCGCCGCATGATTCACTCTGCTTGTGGAGGAAATATAGCCAACAAAAATCCAGATGAGGCTTGGGAGGTTATTTCAGAGCTAGCTGAGACCTCTAGACAGTTTGAGAGGAAACCATCACGAAGAGGAGTGAATGCTATGGGTGTTAGTCCTGGTTTAGAGGAAAAGGTTGATAATATTGTTTCCACTCTCCGTGACATGTTATCTGGAAGACAAATGGCTACTGTTTGTGGCATATGCGCTACTGAGGGTCACCCTAATGATTTGTGTCCCTACTTGCGAGAAAGTGGCCAAGAAGTGGTGAATGGTGTTTGGGAGAGTACTACAAATAACAGGAAATGGGATCCATATTCCAAGACCTATAATGAAGGATGGAAGGCTCACCCTAACTTTCGTTGGGGAAATTCTCAAGCCGGTCCATCGTCTGACCCTCCTAGAGGCCAGTTTCTCCAAAGACCACAAGGACAACAATTTAATCAACAAGTACCTCAACAAGCAGCTGAACAAGCACCACCGAGTTCATCAATGTCCACGGAGGATATGATTCGAGCTCTTACTCTCAGTGTTACTCAAGATAGAGCAGATAATAAGCAAAATTTTAAGAATCTTGAAAATCAGGTTAGTCAGCTGGCTACCGCCATTAATCGGTTGGAAGCTAGAGATTCTAATGCACTACCATCTCAAACGGTGGTGAATCCAAAGAATGTGAGCGCAGTCTCTTTGAGAAATGGGAGACAACTAGTGGAGGCTGAGAAagtgaaaagaaaagagaagcaaCCTATGattcaagaagaagaggaagagataGTGACCGAGGAAGGTGAAAAAGCTTCTATTGTTAAGGAGAAGGAGCCGATTATTTCTTCTATACCGGTGGTGGAACCGGATGTACCTTTCCCCGACGCACTGAGAAGAACCCAACACTTTGAGCATGACAAAGACATTTATGAGGTGTTTCAAAAGTGCGAGGTAAACATCCCTCTTCTTAATCTTTTAAAGAGTATTCCTAAATATGCTAAATTTTTAAAAGAATTATGCACCATCAAAAGGAATAACAAATTGAAAGGGATGAAGATAGTCAAGGGTAAAGGTCCTAAGGGGAAGATTAGTGAATATGTGTCTGCTCTATTTCAAAAGAAGTTACCTCCTAAATGTAGTGACCCGGGTATGTTTGCTATCCCTTGCACCATAGGAGACCTTAGATTTGAAAAGGCTATGTTAGATTTAGGGGCATCTATTAATGTCATCCCCTATGCTATTTATGAAAAACTCAAACTTCGACCTTTAAAAGACACTAGTGTAGTAATTCAACTGGCTGATAGGTCTAGTGTCTATCCTAAGGGGGTTGTGGAGAATGTCATGGTTGGTGTTGGTAAGTTAGTCTTTCCGGCTGACTTTTATGTTTTGGACATGAAAAATGAGGCAGGTGCTATACCAGTCTTGTTAGGGAGACCATTCTTGAAGACCGCAGGTACTAAGATTGATGTCTCAAAAGGGTCTCTTACCATGGAATTTGATGGGACTGTTGTTAAATTTGAAATCAATAAACCCAACTCCCACTCTCCTGCGGTTCATTCTTTGTGTGCTATAGACACTTTTGTTAATCATGTGTTACCGAAGTGCCGGAAATCTCCTATTCCGAGCAATGTGTCTTTTGTTTTGCAGGGATCCCCTCATAAGGAACAAAGGTGTGTTATCTTATGGGATTGTCGGGACGATGCAGAGGCATTTAAAGGTAAAAATGAGGCTTGGTTTGATAAGTTAATCCGCCGGAAGGGCTCCGGGAAAGGTTTGCAAACTATCCATATAAAATCTCGTCATCATTCTTCCTCTTGCAAACCTGTTGGTAAGTTAAG CTTGAATGAGAGGCTGACGGGTCGGGCGAACCGTAGAGTGCTGAGGAAGAGGAGGGGGTCTGATGATGGTGAGGGTACTAGTGGTGGAGCGGCTATTGATGATTCCTCTTGGCGAGGCTGTGTAGCGATTGAGCTGAGTAATTGA
- the LOC141620977 gene encoding vinorine synthase-like, protein METLKPSSPTPSHLKTFTVSFLDQTFPTFHMPFLLFYTTETPRNDNITEILKSSLIQTLTQFYPLAGRFIDDTIMSCNDEGIPFVETRVNTRLTDFLTMSRKLELLPELLPPKDLPSLGPRPISELTPLAFQINVFACGGVVIGCYMLHKVLDMASCGTFFKYWADLVRNQAQDANVVGPNFDAIVKAFPPRPTAEPVFAPDRVNGPPKNNPSFVVLVRCFKITKNAITSLKAMAASGAVPVPTSFEAVAGFVWENVMVAACMARDQSTPKDTVLSMSMNMRPRTNPPLPKESMGNCTTIVQTKPKIMLETTLKELVGEIHDVIQKAKLKIDKFQRENGIEEICLDIKETTRIIMDENSCGYHLNSWCKLGLNEADFGFGKPTWIVPADANPPPSLRNSILFTDYSDSSGGDGIEVWLCLEEKEMHFLEFCKGFLDYAFPNY, encoded by the coding sequence ATGGAAACCCTAAAACCTTCATCTCCTACACCTTCACATCTAAAAACATTCACTGTTTCATTCTTAGATCAAACATTCCctacatttcacatgccttttctCCTTTTTTACACGACTGAAACACCACGTAACGATAATATAACTGAAATCCTAAAATCATCACTGATTCAAACCCTAACCCAATTCTACCCTCTAGCCGGTCGATTCATCGACGACACAATAATGTCATGTAACGACGAAGGCATACCCTTTGTCGAAACTCGTGTCAATACCCGTCTAACGGATTTTCTTACAATGTCTCGTAAACTTGAATTGTTACCGGAGTTACTCCCACCTAAAGACTTACCGTCTCTTGGGCCTAGGCCCATTTCGGAGCTTACACCTTTAGCATTTCAAATTAACGTTTTTGCATGTGGTGGTGTCGTAATTGGGTGTTACATGTTACATAAAGTCCTAGACATGGCTTCGTGTGGCACGTTTTTCAAGTATTGGGCCGATCTAGTGAGGAATCAAGCCCAAGACGCTAACGTTGTTGGGCCGAACTTTGACGCAATTGTCAAGGCCTTCCCTCCACGTCCTACGGCCGAACCGGTCTTTGCACCGGACCGGGTTAACGGTCCACCAAAGAATAACCCTTCATTTGTTGTACTAGTAAGGTGCTTCAAAATAACAAAGAATGCTATAACTAGCCTTAAGGCTATGGCTGCAAGTGGGGCCGTTCCCGTCCCCACTTCGTTTGAGGCTGTAGCAGGGTTTGTTTGGGAAAATGTCATGGTGGCTGCGTGTATGGCACGTGATCAATCAACACCTAAGGATACAGTATTGTCAATGAGTATGAATATGCGACCGCGAACCAACCCGCCACTTCCTAAGGAATCCATGGGTAATTGCACAACTATAGTCCAAACCAAGCCTAAAATAATGTTGGAAACGACATTGAAAGAGCTGGTTGGGGAGATTCATGATGTCATTCAGAAAGCGAAACTGAAAATCGATAAATTTCAAAGGGAAAATGGTATAGAGGAAATATGTTTGGACATAAAAGAGACGACACGAATTATAATGGACGAAAATTCATGTGGTTATCACCTTAATAGTTGGTGTAAGCTTGGGTTGAATGAGGCAGATTTCGGGTTTGGGAAGCCAACTTGGATCGTACCAGCCGATGCTAACCCGCCTCCGTCTCTTAGGAACTCAATCCTGTTTACGGATTATAGTGATTCTAGTGGTGGTGACGGAATTGAAGTATggttgtgtttggaggagaaagaGATGCACTTCTTAGAGTTCTGCAAAGGATTTCTAGATTACGCTTTTCCGAATTATTAA